The uncultured Cohaesibacter sp. genome window below encodes:
- a CDS encoding NAD-dependent succinate-semialdehyde dehydrogenase, whose translation MMFKDPELLKQAALVGSQWIPANETGIKVTNPATGETIGHVPSLGATETEAAIKAADDAQKQWAARTAKERSVILRRWYDLIIENVDDLALILTLEQGKPLAEAKGEILYGASFIEWFAEEARRVYGDVIPGHAADKRIVVIKQPIGVVAAITPWNFPNAMITRKAGPALAAGCAMVLKPAEQTPFSAIALAVLAQRAGLPDGLLSVITGPARAIGAVMTGSETVRKLTFTGSTQVGVELMRQCAPTVKKLALELGGNAPFIVFDDADLDAAVEGAIISKFRNNGQTCVCANRIYVQSGVYDAFAQKLGAKLSTLKVGNGLEQDTVFGPLIDDNAIAKVEEHIADATSKGASVMCGGSVHALGGTFFEPTVLTGVTQDMAIASEETFGPVAPLFRFEEDADVVAMSNDTEFGLASYFYTRDLARAWKVGEQLEYGMVGINTGLISTPEAPFGGIKSSGLGREGSRYGIEEFTEIKYLCFGGIA comes from the coding sequence CTGATGTTCAAAGATCCGGAATTGCTCAAACAGGCAGCGCTCGTGGGAAGCCAGTGGATCCCAGCCAATGAAACGGGGATCAAAGTCACCAACCCGGCGACGGGCGAGACCATTGGTCATGTGCCAAGCCTTGGCGCCACTGAGACGGAGGCTGCCATCAAGGCGGCAGATGATGCGCAGAAGCAATGGGCAGCCAGAACGGCCAAGGAACGGTCTGTCATCCTGCGGCGCTGGTACGATCTGATCATCGAGAATGTGGACGACCTGGCTCTGATCCTGACGTTGGAACAGGGCAAACCACTGGCGGAAGCGAAGGGCGAAATCCTCTATGGCGCATCTTTCATCGAATGGTTCGCAGAGGAAGCCCGCAGGGTCTATGGCGATGTGATCCCCGGTCATGCAGCCGACAAGCGGATTGTCGTCATCAAGCAGCCGATTGGGGTCGTTGCGGCGATTACGCCGTGGAACTTCCCCAATGCCATGATCACCCGCAAGGCGGGCCCTGCGCTTGCTGCCGGATGTGCCATGGTGCTCAAGCCTGCAGAGCAGACGCCCTTTTCCGCCATTGCGCTGGCCGTTCTGGCGCAGCGAGCAGGGCTTCCTGACGGTTTGCTGTCGGTCATTACCGGGCCTGCACGGGCCATTGGGGCGGTGATGACCGGCAGTGAAACGGTTCGCAAGCTGACCTTCACCGGCTCGACGCAGGTCGGGGTGGAACTGATGCGGCAGTGCGCACCAACGGTCAAGAAACTGGCGCTGGAGCTTGGGGGCAATGCACCTTTCATCGTGTTTGATGATGCGGATCTGGATGCGGCTGTCGAAGGAGCGATCATCTCCAAATTCCGCAACAACGGTCAAACCTGCGTCTGCGCCAACCGGATCTATGTCCAGTCCGGCGTCTATGATGCCTTCGCGCAAAAGCTTGGAGCAAAGCTCTCGACCCTGAAGGTCGGCAACGGCCTTGAGCAAGACACCGTCTTCGGACCGCTGATTGACGACAACGCCATAGCCAAGGTCGAAGAACACATCGCCGACGCCACAAGCAAAGGGGCAAGCGTCATGTGCGGCGGCTCTGTCCATGCGCTGGGGGGAACGTTCTTTGAGCCGACAGTCTTGACCGGTGTCACACAGGATATGGCCATCGCATCCGAGGAAACCTTCGGCCCGGTCGCCCCGCTTTTCCGCTTTGAAGAAGACGCAGACGTCGTCGCGATGTCCAACGATACCGAGTTCGGTCTGGCGTCCTATTTCTACACCCGAGATCTGGCGCGTGCCTGGAAGGTCGGGGAACAGCTGGAATACGGCATGGTCGGAATCAACACCGGCCTGATCTCGACGCCGGAAGCCCCGTTTGGCGGCATCAAATCCTCAGGTCTCGGCCGGGAAGGATCCCGCTACGGCATCGAGGAATTCACTGAAATCAAATATCTCTGCTTCGGCGGAATAGCCTGA
- a CDS encoding fumarylacetoacetate hydrolase family protein yields MKSIPARVAAFRANGADRYGLVTDNGIVDLTPEFGARFSSLKQVIEAGALEEIIKAAEGRSAAYREEDVDFLIPIDKPEKLICIGVNFPDRNAEYKDGQAAPSKPSMFIRFPRSFTGHGGNLVRPPESPQLDYEGEVTIVIGKGGRRIAEADAYDHIAALTLCNEGTIRDWVRHAKFNVTQGKNWDQSGAIGPWLVPFRSADQLDDIELVTRVNGDIRQQDRTSRMMYSFRYIIAYVSTFCTLVPGDVIVCGTPTGAGARFDPPIWLQPGDVVEVEAEGIGLLRNGVEDEQC; encoded by the coding sequence ATGAAATCCATTCCCGCTCGCGTTGCGGCCTTCCGCGCCAATGGTGCCGATCGCTACGGCCTTGTAACCGACAACGGCATCGTCGATTTGACGCCCGAGTTCGGAGCCCGCTTTTCAAGCCTCAAACAGGTGATCGAGGCTGGTGCCCTCGAAGAGATCATCAAGGCCGCCGAGGGGCGTTCCGCCGCCTATCGCGAAGAGGACGTCGACTTTCTCATCCCCATCGACAAGCCGGAAAAACTGATTTGCATCGGTGTCAATTTTCCTGACCGCAATGCCGAATACAAGGATGGCCAGGCCGCGCCGTCGAAACCGTCCATGTTCATCCGCTTTCCGCGCAGTTTCACCGGCCATGGCGGCAATCTTGTGCGCCCGCCGGAAAGCCCGCAGCTTGACTATGAAGGCGAAGTCACCATTGTCATTGGCAAGGGTGGACGCCGTATTGCCGAGGCGGATGCCTATGATCACATCGCCGCGCTGACCCTGTGCAACGAGGGAACAATCCGCGACTGGGTGCGCCATGCCAAATTCAATGTCACCCAGGGCAAGAACTGGGACCAGTCCGGCGCCATTGGCCCCTGGCTTGTTCCGTTCCGCTCGGCAGACCAGCTTGACGACATCGAACTGGTGACGCGGGTCAACGGTGACATCCGTCAGCAGGACCGCACGTCCCGCATGATGTACAGCTTCCGCTACATCATCGCCTATGTATCCACTTTCTGCACGCTGGTTCCCGGCGATGTCATCGTCTGCGGCACGCCCACGGGAGCCGGAGCACGGTTCGACCCGCCAATCTGGTTGCAGCCGGGGGACGTGGTCGAGGTGGAAGCGGAAGGCATCGGCCTGCTGCGCAATGGTGTGGAGGACGAACAATGCTGA
- the hpaH gene encoding 2-oxo-hept-4-ene-1,7-dioate hydratase: MLSANEIQTAAADLLKAEQTRQQIGLLSVRHPDITLDDAYAIQAAQMPHKLAQGRSIIGWKIGLTSKVMQDALGISTPDSGVLYDDMDFADGAVIPATRFIQPRIEAEIAFIMKAPLEGKVNREDVLAATEYVAPALEILDTRITRQDASTGQTRKIFDTVSDNAANGGIVLGKQRHAPEVFDLRWVGAILTKNDEVTATGLGAAVLNDPVMGIVWLSERMGHYGQRIEAGQVVLAGSFIAPIECPSGTYIHADYGSFGQVTVNFE, from the coding sequence ATGCTGAGTGCAAACGAGATTCAAACCGCAGCCGCAGACTTGCTGAAGGCGGAACAAACACGGCAGCAGATCGGTCTGCTCTCCGTGCGTCACCCGGACATCACACTGGATGATGCCTATGCCATTCAGGCCGCGCAGATGCCGCACAAGTTGGCTCAGGGCAGATCCATCATCGGCTGGAAAATCGGTCTGACATCCAAGGTCATGCAGGATGCCCTCGGGATTTCCACCCCGGACAGCGGTGTCCTATACGACGACATGGACTTTGCAGACGGGGCCGTCATACCGGCGACGCGCTTCATCCAGCCGCGCATCGAGGCGGAAATTGCCTTTATCATGAAGGCTCCACTGGAAGGCAAGGTCAACCGCGAGGACGTTCTGGCGGCGACAGAGTATGTCGCACCTGCCCTTGAAATTCTGGACACCCGGATCACAAGGCAGGACGCCAGCACCGGCCAGACCAGAAAGATCTTCGACACGGTCTCCGACAATGCTGCCAATGGGGGCATTGTTTTGGGAAAACAGCGCCATGCCCCAGAGGTGTTTGACCTCAGGTGGGTGGGAGCGATCCTGACCAAAAATGACGAAGTCACCGCCACGGGTCTTGGTGCTGCAGTGCTGAATGATCCGGTCATGGGCATCGTCTGGCTGTCGGAACGGATGGGGCACTATGGGCAACGCATCGAGGCGGGACAGGTCGTTCTGGCCGGGTCCTTCATTGCGCCCATCGAGTGCCCGTCCGGCACATACATCCATGCTGATTATGGCAGCTTCGGCCAGGTCACAGTGAACTTTGAGTGA
- a CDS encoding HpcH/HpaI aldolase/citrate lyase family protein — MPAPMNSFKMRLKKGETQIGLWLGLGDPSVAELCAGTGFDWLLIDGEHGPNGLRDTLSQLRAIGAQTQAVVRTRDDNRAEIKQMLDIGAQTLLVPMIESGKQAAEVVRSAKYPPHGVRGVGAALARASSYNGIADYLQTANDEICVLLQVESKAGLDALDDILAQDGVDGVFVGPADLAADLGYLGRPGAPEVQTIVNDTLKKIRTAGKAAGILTSDQTLAQGYKELGVEFLAIGSDVGVLRGGLLALRKAFA, encoded by the coding sequence ATGCCAGCCCCAATGAATAGCTTCAAGATGCGCCTCAAGAAGGGAGAAACCCAAATCGGCCTATGGCTCGGCTTGGGCGATCCGTCTGTTGCGGAACTATGCGCTGGAACCGGGTTTGACTGGTTGCTGATTGATGGCGAGCATGGCCCGAATGGCCTGCGTGATACCCTGTCGCAACTCCGCGCCATCGGAGCGCAGACCCAGGCTGTGGTCCGGACGCGCGATGACAATCGGGCCGAGATCAAGCAGATGCTGGACATTGGAGCCCAGACCTTGCTCGTTCCCATGATTGAAAGCGGAAAGCAGGCAGCAGAAGTCGTCCGGTCAGCCAAATACCCACCGCACGGTGTGCGTGGCGTCGGCGCAGCCCTCGCCCGGGCCTCGTCCTACAACGGCATTGCCGACTATTTGCAGACAGCCAACGATGAAATCTGTGTCTTGCTGCAGGTGGAGAGCAAGGCCGGGCTCGACGCTCTCGATGATATCCTCGCCCAGGATGGCGTCGACGGTGTTTTTGTCGGCCCCGCCGATCTGGCTGCGGACCTTGGATATTTGGGGCGCCCGGGTGCTCCGGAGGTTCAGACGATTGTCAATGACACCTTGAAGAAGATCCGGACCGCCGGCAAGGCGGCAGGAATCCTGACGTCAGATCAGACACTTGCACAAGGTTACAAGGAACTCGGAGTTGAGTTTCTGGCCATCGGATCAGACGTTGGCGTTTTGCGCGGTGGGCTATTGGCCTTGCGGAAGGCTTTTGCCTGA